The Celeribacter baekdonensis genomic interval TCCTCGGCTGCAATTTCCGCGTTGATCCGGCCGTCATAGAGGCTCAGCACACGGTTGCTGCATTTCAGAAGTTCTTCGATTTCCGATGAGATCAGGACCACGGCGATCTGTTGGTCCTCGGCCACGCGTTGCATAAGACGGTAAATTTCGTCCTTGGCATTGACGTCGATGCCGCGTGTTGGTTCGTCGAAAATCATCACCCTTGGGTTCGCCATCAACCCGCGACCGATCAGCACCTTTTGTTGGTTGCCTCCGCTCAGGTTCATGATTTTTGTCTCAGATGAGGCGGTCTTGACCCGGTAATCCTCAATGATCTGCGACGTGGCCGCAGCCTCGCGCGCGTTGGACACGACGCCGAGCCGAGCAACATCGCGCAACAGCCCCGCGCCCACATTCTGGCGCACCGACATATGTGGGAAAATTCCATGGGCTTTGCGTTCTTCAGACAGGTACATCACACCTTTGGCAATCGCCCGTCCGGGCGTCCCAAAGACCCAAGGTTCGTCATCGAACCAGGCCTGCCCCGCCGAGGGCTTGCGCATTCCAAATAGGGTTTGCAACACCTCTGAGCGCCCAGCCCCGACGAGCCCGGCAAATCCGAGGATTTCGCCAGCATGCAGATCAAAGGAAATATCCGTGAACTCGGGACCACAAAGTCCCTCGACCCGAAACAGCCGCGTCCCACGCGCGGTGCGCGGACGATACAGCGTGCTCAGATCCATGTCCTTGCCGGTCATTTTGCTGACAATCCAAGCCTCAGAGACGTCTTCGCCATCCGAATTCCCGACCACACATCCATTGCGCAACACCGACACGACGGAATGCAGGCGCATCACCTCGTCCAGTCGATGGGTGATAAAAACAATGGCTGTGCCGCGCGCCTGCAAATCCTCAACGATTGCGAAGAGCCGTTCGATTTCCGTCGCGGTCAGAGACGCGGTGGGTTCATCAAGGATCAAAATATCAGACCGTCGGCTGGCCAACGCGCGCGCAATTTGCAAAAGCTGTTTTTCCGCAACCGAGATGTCGCGCACCATATCCCCCGGCGCGCAGGTCATTTTCAGATCGTCGAGAAAAGGCTGAGCCGCCGCATCAAGGGCTTTGCGCCGGTAAATCGTACCGTTTTTCAACGGCAAGAACATGTTCTCCGCAACGGTCATATGCTCAAACAGGTTCAGCTCCTGCGGCACATATCCAATGGCGGGCGGGGTCTCGCCCTCAAAATGCAGATCGCCCTCATCAGGTCGGTAAATCCCGGTCAAAACTTTGACCAGCGTGCTTTTCCCCGCCCCGTTTTCGCCAACGATGCAATGGACCTCTCCGCGCTCGAACCGAAGGTCCACCGCGTCCAAAGCAACAACTCCGGGAAAGCGCTTGGTGATCCCGCGGGCTTCTAAAAGACTCATGTCGGTCCTCCTTGTGACTGATGGCCGGGGCACCCAATCGCATGCCCCGGTTTGCGTTCGTGTCTCAGGGAAGCGCTCTAAAAGCCGTCGATGTTTCCGTCTGCGACCATGTCCGGGGTCATGTAGCCGATGCCCGTGTCGATCCAGGACGGCGTTTCCACACCCATGTTCTGAAGCATCAGGGCAATGGTGGACCATTCACCGATCATCCGTGGCCGCGTTGCAATCGACAGATCAAGCACACCATCACGCATCAGTTCCTGAAGCTGTGGCACATCGTCGATCCCGACGAACTGCACGTCACCGACCCGCCCAGCTTCGCGCAGCGCCAAGCCAACGCCCACCGGGCCCGCAGCATCCACAACGGCAATGGCATCCAGATCGCCATTGGCGGACAGCATCCGCGCGGCTTCGGTTTGGGCCTTTTGCACATCATCATAGTCGAAGCCTTCATCAACGATCTCGACATCCGGGTATTGTGCGAACAGGTCCTTGAGCGCGTCATAGCGGTCGGCATGGGCGGAATTGGTCGGCACGCCGTGCAGGATCGCGATCTTACCCTTGTTGTCGATCCGCTTCAGAAGCTCTTCCCCCAAAATCCGGCCCTGATCGTAGAAATCATTGGAGATATAGGTGAATTGCGACCCCTGCGGTGCGGTGGAGACGAAAAGCACCACCGGAATGCCGCGATCCCGTGCCTCATTGAGGATCGGCATGCTGGCGTTAACGTCGATGGCATCAATCGCGATACCGTCGGGTTTTGTCGCAATCGCACGTTCCAAAAGCGTGTTTTGCTCAACCAGATCGGCCTGTGCCGGGGCCTGATAGTCGATGGTGATCTTTGTCCCAAGCTGCGCGCTCAACTGCTCTGCGGAATCCGCGGCCGCATCATGCACAATATCGAACCAAGCCTGTGCCAAAATCGGGATCATGACAAAACGGTATTCGTCCTTGATCTCCGGGCGCGCCTCCTGCGCTGACACACTTGTCGCCCCTAAGGCAACAGCACATGCAGCGGCCAAAAGGCCTCGGGTAAATTTGTTCATAGTTTCCTCCCATTTGTGAACACGCTTGCTTCCGCGTTCTTCCGTTTCAGCCTTTCTCCTCCAGAAAAGCCGCCGACACACCCGTCCAACTTTCATAGTCGACCTTGGGTTCGTTATTTATTTCACAAATGTTATTTATATTACCCCACCTGTCAAGCACCATTCTTCACCGCGATGAGACAGCGGCGCCACCCGCAGAAAGCGGGAACTCATTTGAGGGTAAAGCTGCGCGCAGGTTCCCGCCCCATCGGGTCGATATCGGGTCGATCGTCCGCGCCCAAAGAGGTGAGCGTCAGAGAGGGCGTGCCGGGCAACAACACGTTATGCGCCTGAGAGGATTTATCCTCTCTGCCATTCAGCGCGGCATGTTGACCACAGTCACCCCTTTGATGCACGCGCGTGCCAATTCGACCAAATGGGCGTGATGGGTAAAGAGGATGGCCTGCCCGTTCGCCCCGATCTCGGCGCAAAGTTGCAAGGCCGCCCGTGCGCGTGTGTCATCAAAGGTTTCCATGATGTCATCCAGGATCATCGGCAGTGGACCCGGCTCGCGGGCAAAGCTGCGATATCCCGCGAGACGCAGAGCAAAATACAACTGCCCCATCGTGCCCGTTGACATCTGGTCCACAGGCACCGTGCTGCCGTCCGGTTTCAGACCAACAAGCTTTTCACCCTCGGCCTGGCTCCACACGTCAACGCCTGTCCAAGCGGGGGTGGTCATGCTCACAAAAGCCGTTTCGACATCGCGCAACATACCGCTGCGCCGCTCTGCCGCCAGACGGCGCAGCGCCCCGCGTGCCGCAAGCACCCCGAGCCGCGCCACCGCCGCCTGCCGTGCCCCGGTGCGAAGCTCCTCCATCAGTGTCGCCTGTTCGGTGGCAAGATCGCTGTGGTCAGTGGCCGCAAAGGCCTCGCGATACAGCCGCTCCGCCTCGCGTTGCCCGTCACGAGCCGCATCGCGGGTCTCCTGCGCATCTTTCAACGCCTGTTCCAACTCGCCCGCGCGTGTGGCGTCCGGCATCCGGGCCAGTTCTTCGGCAAAGAAATCGGGGGCAACGCCCGCCCGCGCCGTTTGCCGATCACGCTCCGCCGTTGCCTTTTCGGCGCGCAGACGATCCCGTTCAACCAGCTTGGTGATCCGGTCGCGCGGCCCAAGGCCTTGGCCCGCCTGCCCTTCGAAACAGGTGTCGAGATCGCCGTTTGCAGTCCGCAGCCCGGCCTCGGCATCGCGCTTAGATTTGTCCGCTGCGTCCCGTCGCTCCAAAGCCTCGGCGCGTTTTTCATCCGCTCGCGCGGCCCGCATCACGCGCGCACGGGCGCGGTCGATGACGTGAACCGGATCGACATCCGCCTCATCCGTCAGATCATCCATACTGCGCGCCAAACGCTTCGCACCCTCAGTCAGGGCATCAATCGCCTGTTGCAAAGCCTCGATCCGAACAGAGAGCTTTTGATGCTCACCATAAAGCTGCTGCACGCGGCGCAGATGCGGCAAGGCGGCGCGCAGCCCTTCAAGCGAACGATCCGGCAGCAGCAAAGCCGCAGTCAAACGGGCGAGCTCTCCCTGAGCCTCTTCGCTCAGCCTATGGCCCTGCTCAGATTTCATGACCAGTTCTGCAAGGGCATCCTCGCCCTCCTGCCATTTGACCCAAGCCCTGCGATCACTGTCCTCCAAGGTCAATACACGGTGCACCTGAGCCGGAAGATCGCCCCGTGCCGGATCAAGCCCAACGGGCCGGGCCGCCTCGACCAAAGCCTCACGGGCCGCCTTCTGATGGGTCAAAAAGGTCTGCAACGCGTTGTTGGCATTGATAAGTTCAGCGACCGCACCGGCCGCTACGATCAAGGCCTGATGGCGCGCAACAAAGGCCGAAGGGGGCGCGTCTGCATCCAATCCCAGGGCCATCGCCGATTTTGAACAGCGCTCCGACAGGCGCTCATGTTGCGCACTCACCTCATCAAGTCGCGTTTGCGCCCTGTCATATCGTGTCTCAGCAATCCGCACCTGAGTTTGCGCCGCCCCTCGTCTTTGCCGCGCCTCAGCGCCGGTCAGGTAATGCGCACGGGTGCCATCATCCGCGTACATCGCCGCCTCGAATTGATCCGCGGTCTCAGGGCTCAGATCAGTCCGATGTTGCTGCCAAACGCTGTCGCGCAACCGCCGGGTCTGTTCAGTCATCGCGATGTCAACCGCGTCCGGGGCGGCCTCCTGCGCGGCAAGCTCGGCCCGCGCTTCGGCCAGCTCTGCCGCGCGCACCTCAAGATCCTTGCGCGATGACGCAAGATCGGCCTTTAGCTCCGCCCACTCTCGGGCGACCTCGTCCAAAGCTTCACGCGGCGGAAGGCCTGCCTCGATCAAGTCCCGCCAAGACCCCGACAGATCCGCCGTGGCCTTGGTCAGACGGGCCATCGCTTGGGCTTGCTCTGCCTCCAACGCCGACCCATCCGCCACTGCCTTCCAAAGATCAAAAGCGTCGCGCAGCGCCGTCAGGTCTTGCGGTTCGGCGGGGGCCTCCCCCTGTTGCGCGCGCGCGGCGGCAACGGCCTCTTGCGCCGCATCCGCGCAGAGACAGGCGCTCACGCTGTCTTGCACGGCACGCGTGAGATCCTCCAGCGCGCTGGCCTCCAAGGCCACGGTCGAGGCGCGCGCATCAGGCACCTGTAAATGCCTCAAAACATCGTCGATTTGACCCTGTATTTTCTTCCGATCCTCGAGGCGCCGGACAAGGTCGGCCCGTGCCGTGCTGGCCCGATCCATCAGCGGCGCACCGTCGATGGTCAACTGATCAAGCCGCTGCAATTCTGCCGCCAAGGGCTGGGCCAGCGTGTCGAGCGGGTTGTCTGTGATGATTTGATCTTGTTTGGCGATCTGCTCTACCGCCTCCGCGATCCGGGCCGTTTGAGCGGCGATTTTTTCGACAAGGCCCGCCACATGTTCCGCCGTGCCGGGCGGAAGATCGGGACCATCGGGGAACGCGCCCAAAGCCTCGGTCAACGGCCCGATCACCGCGGTGCGATCACACCAAAGCTCAGCGGCGTTTGAGGCGGCTTGTCTTTGATGGGTCTGCCGGAGCGCCGCGTCGGCTTGCTCAAACGCGGCACCCGCCCGGTCGCAATCATGGCTCAGACCGCGCTCGCGTTCGATCGTCAGGCGATCCGCACGCAAAGCGCGCCCGATCTCTTTCAAACGATCGCTGCCTGTTTTCAACACGGTCGCCCGACCGCGTTTCTTGTGAAATGCATCGGCCCGCTCCGCCAGAGCGTCCAGCGTCTGCGCCATGCCCGTCAGCCCGGAAAGCCCCGCGTGCAGAAGTTGGCCAAGGTCGCCCTGTGCCCCTGCAATCCGCTCACCACCTTCGCGCAACCCCTTTTCGTTGAGCGAAAACCGTTCCTCATAGGTGTCTCGGGTCAGACCGTGCAACGCACTCGATAGGATCGCCTCGTTTATCGGGCGATCCTGCGCGTCCAACAACGATTGCGTCCGCTTGCTGTTGCGGCGCACAACCATCGGCCCGTGTCCGGGCAGCTCAAGCTCTGCCCCACCAAAAGATCACTTCGCTCAAACCGAAAGGCATAGGGATGTGCACCGCTTTTGAACCCAAAGAGCAATTCCAAAAAACCGTTGAAAGTCGTGGACTTGCCCGCCTCGTTCGGACCAAAGATCACGGTCACATCGGGGGCGCCATCGGCGGGCTTTGGAAAGGTGAGATTTGCGTCCTTGAAACGGCCGTAACGGATCAGATCTAAGCGGTTCAGCCTCATTTGAGCCCCCCCGCATGCAAACTCAGCGAGACTTCGGCAATCGCATCTGCCAAAAGCGCGTCGAGTTCCCCCTCGTCCAACGCATCCATTATGTCGGACGGCAAAGCGAGCCTCAGGTCTTCGAGCTGTTGCAGCGCCGCCTGTCGAAAGCCGTCTTCGCGCAATTCGTCCTGCATGAGGCGGACCAGATCGTCAGCCACAGCGCCGGGGTTGAGCGGCGGCGGCGTGGATTTGACCTTGTCGAGGAATACGCCGTCGATGCCCTCCAATATCTCTTGCGCCAGTTCGGTCACCAAGGTCGTGTCATACCGATCTGAGGTGACGCGCAAACGCACCGCCCTATCGCGCCCCGGCTGTTGCACGGACATCAATGCCTCGCGCAGGCGACGCAAGACCTCTTGTTGATCAGAACAAGCACTCAGATCCAGCGCGCAGTCGCAAAATCCAAGATGGCCAATGGCGCGGCGCTCAAACTCCGGCACCCCCTCGCCCAAAGTCACAAGGGTCACGGTGCCGCCGCTACGTTCGCCAAAGTGGCGCGGCTGCGGAATGCCCGGCATGACCGCCAAAACCGGACCATCACGCCGCTCAAACGGCGCATGAATATGCCCAAGGCACCAAAGATCAAACCCATGCGCCATCAAATCCCGTTCGGCGCAGGGCGCATAGGGATCATGCCCCGGCGCGCCGTCCAGCGAGCTGTGCATCAACCCCACATTGCGCTTACCCGGCACCGGACGGGGATACTCCGGCAGGAAACTCTTGGCCACATGGGCCGCATCGAAGGAGAGCCCGTGGAATGCGATGCCGTCGATTTCAACCGTCGGAGCGGCCTTGTGCAAAAGATGGATGTCCGGCCCCAAATCCCCCTGCGCCCGGTAATCAAGCAGCGCATCATGATTGCCCCGGATCAGCACCGTCGGCACGCCCGCCTCCGCGGCGCGCGCAAGCTGGGTGATCAGAAAGGCGCGGGTTTTCAGGTCCGGGTAGCCATTGTCAAAAATGTCGCCCGCCAGAACCAAGGCCTCCACCTGTTCCAATATCGCCAGATCGACGATCTCGGCAAAGCTGTCGCGACTGGCCTGTTTCAACCGATCTCCAAGGTCAGGGTTGCGCAGCGCCACGGATCGGATCGGTGACCCAAGGTGAATATCAGCTGAAACGAGAAGGCGCATTATATGTGATCCCTTACCTGCACGGCCTGAACACGTTCTCCGACGTCGTCCGTGTTGTTCGACACCGACTTCGTCCTCTCCGACCATGTTGAAATGACCGCCATGATTGACCCCATCGTTCGGCCCTTCAAAAACTCTTTGCAACACATTGAGATTGAGATCAATTTATCCTCAACCATATGCCCTATTGCAGAAATTCGAAATGCCTTACGAAAAATCAATCAAAAATATTATTAAACCATTATTTTTCAAAGTGTTATTTTTGAATCTTAAAGAAAGATCACACCAGAAAAACCGGCAATGAAACCATCGTGGAGTCCATAAAAATTTGTCGAGAGAAAATCAATCTATGTCGTATAAAGTGCATGCGCTTTGAGCCGATAAGGGTCCCACCCAAAATACATGTGCGCGGACTGATGCACCCGTTGTCTGACGTTAGACCGTCAAAGGCCCAAGCCTCTCAGGTCATTGGCATCGCCCAAAAACATCCACCAGTCTGCAGTTTCAGCTTGAGCGGCCCGGCGTCATCAGGCCCGTCCTCTCCTACCTCGCAGGTAGTGTCGAAGTTTGCCGAATGCCCGCGTTTACTCGCCTCCAATATCGCGATAATCCTGAAGTGGAACGGGCTTCACCGGCAAATGGGCATTGAAATACCCCGAAGCCTCGATCGACGCCTTTCGCACCTCGGCAACACGCGCAGCAACCGTTGCCTCGCAATAGCGCCCCTGACAGGGCCCCATGCCGCTGCGGCATTCCAGTTTCACGGCGCTTGCCGATTGAATGAAAGGGTTGTTTTGCAGTGTTTTTTCGATTTTCCCGTTGCGGATGGTCTCGCACCGGCAGATCACAGTCTCCTCCTGTCGAGACAATTCGGCCAACGCAGCGCGGCGCGGCGCGAACATCGCTTGCATCACGCCCGCGAAGCGCGCGGAGCCGGTGAGACGTCGTCTGGCCTGTGCAAGCGCAACAGGGGGGATGGTCGCACCAAGCGACGCCGCAATCGCCAGCCCCGCCATATGGCCCTCAGCCCAGGCCCGCTCGGCTCCGGCCACGCCTGTCGGCTCCCCCGCTACGAAGACGTCAGGCGCGGAACTTTGGAAGCCCGTATCATGCGAAACAGTCCAGCCGCCCCCCACCGAATTCCAGATGAGATCACAGCCAACTTGTCGGGCAAGTTCTGTTGAAGGCGTGAAACCATAGCCGAGGACCAAGACATCGGCCTCGACCGTGTGATTTATACCCGTTTTCTTCCAATCTCTATCGACCTGAGAAAGGCGCACGTCCAACATGTTGTCCTTGCTCACCGCTTCGCTCACCACCGTGCGGCGCGAGATGGGAACGCGATGACGCGCGATTTTCGCGAGAGCTCGCAATCCCTCGGAGAAGATGGAGACATGGCCCGGAATCGCCGGCAGACTCCGAACCATCTCGACCAACCCGGGCATGTCGCGCGCCAATGCGATTTCCACGATCTCTGCCCCCGCATCAAGGAGCTGCCCGGCGAGAATGAGCTGGATCGGATGGGACCCGACGAGAACGATCCGCTTTCCCGCCAAAACCTTCTGGCTTTTCAACAGCGACTGTACCGCGCCTGCGGTCATCACACCGGGCAGTGTCCAGCCGGGAAACGCGACCGGCATGTCATAGGCCCCTGTGGCCAACAACAGACGCCGCGATGTGATCCTTTGCCCGCCGACAGGGGTACTGACGGCAACATCAAAAACTGCATGCTCCGATCTGTCTCGGTCGCGCAACACACCAAAGACGGTCGATCTGAAATGGGTCTTGATCCCCGGATGATCTTCGAAACGCTCAATCAGATCACGCGCCCAAGTGTACGGACGGTAGGTGCCGTGCCGCTCCCCCCACGCCTCAGGAGGGCGGCGGAATATCTGACCTCCGGCACGCGCTTGTTCATCCACCACCACGACAGAAAATCCGGCCTCCGCCACCGCGAGAGCCGCAGCCATGCCGGCTGGACCTGCGCCCACTATCGCCAAGTCGTGCATCACTTGCCCTCCTGCCGGTTTACCTGCATTCCCTCGCGCACATCGGTTAGGCAAGCGCGCACGAGGAACCGACCATCGACGCAAACGGCACAGTCGAAACAGGTGCCCATGTTGCAAAACGGCAGTCGCGGCTCGCCCGTCCTCGTCAGAGAGAACGCGGCAACACCGGCGGCCAACAGGGCCGTTGCCAGCGTCTCGCCCTCAAAGGCCGTCACGGTTTCACCTTCGAATGTAAACTTTAGTTCACGCCCGCGCTTTGTCTCAAGTCGCTGTGCTTTGGACATACCTTACTTCCTCCCGTAGCGCGCCGGATCGAAGGCCTTCAAATCGGTGTCAGGTTGCTGGCCCGAGATCAGAGCGGCAAGCACTTGCGCAAAGCTCGGCCCCAAGGTGAACGCCGAACCACCCGTTGCCACGAAGGCACCAGGCTGGCCTGGCACCGGCCCGACAAGCGGTAGTTGGTCCGGCGTCACCGTCGTGGTGCCGACGGTTGAAGTCATCCAGCACGTTCATCGTCCTGATCAACCGACCATCCGCCAACTGATCAGCCATGAAGTCCATCGACCAAGTCTCATTTGGTCTTTCAGGCACAGCCTGTGGCTCCGGCTTGTCTCGCTTCAAGCGTTTCTTAGGTTTGATCCGCAGGTTCAGCTCTAACTCGCAGTAGATCCGCTACCCGCATCTTTGAAAAGATTGATCACCTGTTGCGGCCTCAAACCATACTCATGCGCTGCGCTCAAAGCGGAATGGAACCTTCGCGTTTCAAGTGGTTGCCCCAAAACATCAGTCCCAGCTGCGAGGGGCCAGCTTTCGAGAATATGTTCGCGCAGAAGGGCTTTCATCGGCTCGAATTCGGGCGCGGCACCCGCCCCACGCTTCAACCAATCATGGACCGGGCCGTAGCGCCCTTGTGACCTCAGTTGTGGCTCACCAGGACATGACGCTCATAAAACGCGTCATTTTGGCTTCCTTGATCAAGCTCACCATCCTGTATGTCCGGCCCCCACGCGTCCCAAGCCTGGTTGAATTCATGTGCCGGACCCGGCTCTGGCGGTAGACCCAAAAAGAGAGAATGCGTCGGGCACACCCTAAAGTTACCAATCGACCATGCCAGTCGCGCATATGCATTCAGCGCGGTTTTCTCTGTGAGATCAGCACCAATGTCCTCGCGAATACAGGTTGGACAGACGCGAAACTGGCCGCGCAGTCGCCGTTGATGTAGGAAGACTTGACCACCAAGACGCACATCTTGGCCGTTTTTTTTGCTGAAATGTTTGGTGCATGGCTCGATCGAAATCGACACCAAACGTCTCAAATTTCCTTTTTTATATCATCAACGGCACTGTTTAGAACGCTTCTGCGAGGCAAAGAGAGATCGAGCAAGAGATCAAACACGCTGCTCACGCCCATACTCACGCCAATCCGCGAGCGCGTCTACTCAAGACGCTGATAAACAATTCATCATCATGAAATTTGGCGGCTTCAGACAGCAGACACGGTTCCCAGGACAGTTTTAACCCAGCATCCACGATTGCGCACACAAGTCCAGCTTGCGAAAGCAAAGGCAGCGCCGGTCAAAAAAAGGGGGACCAATTGGCCCCCCTTAGGTTCGCTGATCAGGCTCATATTTGATACCGCCCGGTAAGTTATTTTGCCTGCGGCCTGATCCGCGTCGGGGGCGAACGCATCCGCCCCAGAACTGTATTCTCTTTAGTGCAACACACGCCCCGCAGAGCTGTTGACCAACAAAATCGCACGACAGCCTTTGGTGCCTTCTGTCTGATAATCCTGCACCGAATAGGTCACCGGAAAATTGGCGACACAGACGGATTGGCTCCCGACATAGGCCTCCGCCAAAGGTCCTGCGGCCTCCGGCGCAAAATCGACCTCAATCGTATTGCCGCGCATTGTCAAACGCTCTGCCGTGAGCGCCTGACCCGCGATGGTGAAGATGTAGAAATTCGAAATTTCTTACGAGAAATCAGCCAAAATCAAACAAATACGAATGATTTCAATATCTTAATTTCAAAATTTTGAAACCACTCCCTAAAATTTCGAAATTACACAGTTTTCGACACCACCAATAAGAAAAACCCGCGATGAATACATCGCGGGTTCCATTGTTGTCGGTCTCGGGAAAGCCGATCTATGACGGAAAAAGTATATGCGCCTTGATCCGGTAAGGGTTCTCTACAAGAAACACATTCGCGCCATCTGCTGCGCCGGTCCACCTACGAAAGGTATCCGCGAGATCGGCATTGGAAAGCTCACCTTTACCGGACGCTTTTGCATAAGCCAGCGACTGGATCACCAATTCGATGAGCCGCCCCCAGCGTCTCGCTGTTGCATGGATCATCCGGTTATAGACCTCTTCGTTCCGAAGAGTGGATACGTCGATTTCTGCCACCTCGGCGAATGCACAGAGGATCGCATCAACCTCCTCCAAGCTCTCAGAATTGTAGGCGATATCTTCGTAAGAAATTGGCTCTAGCAATGCCACCAATTCATCAGAACCATTGAGAAACTCAAGAAGCGTCGGAACGCCAGAAAGGATCAGAAGCACCGGCCAATCCGGGCGTTTCATCAAGTCTTTGAGACCTGCCAAAATCGTTTTGATCTGTTCCGACTTCTTTTCGTAAAACAGATGCTGAGCCTCGTCGATATGAACCACAAAGACGCCCTTGCGCATCAACTGGCTCTCAGTACGCCGCCAGATCAAATCAGCGCTGCGATGGTCAAGATCGGAAAAGTACCCTGTTGCCTTCAAGAGAGCAGACCCAAGATGTTTCCACGACGTCGTGGCCCGAAGCGACACACGGACACTCTTGCGCTCAAAGCCACCGCCCAATTCTGACGGATCATCCGAGAACGACTTAAGAAGTTCCTTGAGGTCATGTGTTTTGCCGGACCGCGTGCCGGCAGTCAGGACCAATCCACGCCCCTCGAAATGGACTTCAGCCATCCGAGAAGACACGAATTGCGCAAGAACACTGTTGAACCCAGTTTCCAGCCCAGCATAGCGCGGCAACACATAGTTGTGCTTCTTGAACTGAGTCAGGTAGGTGGTGAACGCTTCAGCATGGGTTTTCGGGTCGACGAGAGCGTTCATTTCAGCCCCCCCTTCCCCTTGGCTACGCCGGTAAACGTCTTCGGTGCCTTCGATTTTTCGGGTGTCTTGGGCAGCGTCTCTTCGATGATTTCGGCATCTTCAATATCAGCGCCGGGGACGAAGATGCCCTCACCGTCATCGCCCCCCAGATAGACATCCATCGGTGCGGCCGCTTTGCTCCCTTCATCCGGCTCAAGGATCGTCAGATCGCCGCCGGCCAATTCATCACAAAGCGACTGTGCCTCATCCAAGGTGATGACCTTGTGTTCTTTCCCGTAGAAATCGAGGAGTTTTTCCATCTCGGCATCAATGCGCTTGTAGAAACGGTACAGAGCCATAGCCGAGATTTCTTTGCTGACCGCATCAGACGCGCGCCATTCCTCGAGAAAATGCACCCATTCCTGCAAAGTGAAGTCGCGGAATTGGGACAGCGACGCCCGTAAATGAAAAATCTCGCCCTTGTCCGTCTTAACAGTGACTTCTTCGATTGAGTGCGGATCCACGTAAACAGTAACCTCGGCACCAATATTATCCAAAGCCCATTTCCGGAAATTTACGTCACCTTGAAAAGGCATTCGAAACGCCTCGACACCCATCTTGGTCACAGAACGGCACACTTTCAGACCAAGAGCTCGCCGGATCTTACGGCGCGACAGCTGCGGCAATTTCCCATACATTTCGACAGTCTGATCAAAGAGCTGTTTTTGCTGGATGCCCCAGCCGCCTTTGCGCTGTGTCTTTTTGAACGGAAGGCAATCTGTAAAATACCACCAAATGTATTTCTCAAGCTGTGCGATCGTAAGAGCGGTCATTTCCTTCCCATCATAATCCGTCTCAGACCCCGGACCATTCCCACTATGACCGTGAAGGGCCCGAACGATATCGCT includes:
- a CDS encoding sugar ABC transporter ATP-binding protein, producing the protein MSLLEARGITKRFPGVVALDAVDLRFERGEVHCIVGENGAGKSTLVKVLTGIYRPDEGDLHFEGETPPAIGYVPQELNLFEHMTVAENMFLPLKNGTIYRRKALDAAAQPFLDDLKMTCAPGDMVRDISVAEKQLLQIARALASRRSDILILDEPTASLTATEIERLFAIVEDLQARGTAIVFITHRLDEVMRLHSVVSVLRNGCVVGNSDGEDVSEAWIVSKMTGKDMDLSTLYRPRTARGTRLFRVEGLCGPEFTDISFDLHAGEILGFAGLVGAGRSEVLQTLFGMRKPSAGQAWFDDEPWVFGTPGRAIAKGVMYLSEERKAHGIFPHMSVRQNVGAGLLRDVARLGVVSNAREAAATSQIIEDYRVKTASSETKIMNLSGGNQQKVLIGRGLMANPRVMIFDEPTRGIDVNAKDEIYRLMQRVAEDQQIAVVLISSEIEELLKCSNRVLSLYDGRINAEIAAEDLSEERLLSSIINTGDAIHAPATTKEKAHV
- a CDS encoding substrate-binding domain-containing protein yields the protein MNKFTRGLLAAACAVALGATSVSAQEARPEIKDEYRFVMIPILAQAWFDIVHDAAADSAEQLSAQLGTKITIDYQAPAQADLVEQNTLLERAIATKPDGIAIDAIDVNASMPILNEARDRGIPVVLFVSTAPQGSQFTYISNDFYDQGRILGEELLKRIDNKGKIAILHGVPTNSAHADRYDALKDLFAQYPDVEIVDEGFDYDDVQKAQTEAARMLSANGDLDAIAVVDAAGPVGVGLALREAGRVGDVQFVGIDDVPQLQELMRDGVLDLSIATRPRMIGEWSTIALMLQNMGVETPSWIDTGIGYMTPDMVADGNIDGF
- a CDS encoding metallophosphoesterase family protein, producing MRLLVSADIHLGSPIRSVALRNPDLGDRLKQASRDSFAEIVDLAILEQVEALVLAGDIFDNGYPDLKTRAFLITQLARAAEAGVPTVLIRGNHDALLDYRAQGDLGPDIHLLHKAAPTVEIDGIAFHGLSFDAAHVAKSFLPEYPRPVPGKRNVGLMHSSLDGAPGHDPYAPCAERDLMAHGFDLWCLGHIHAPFERRDGPVLAVMPGIPQPRHFGERSGGTVTLVTLGEGVPEFERRAIGHLGFCDCALDLSACSDQQEVLRRLREALMSVQQPGRDRAVRLRVTSDRYDTTLVTELAQEILEGIDGVFLDKVKSTPPPLNPGAVADDLVRLMQDELREDGFRQAALQQLEDLRLALPSDIMDALDEGELDALLADAIAEVSLSLHAGGLK
- a CDS encoding NAD(P)/FAD-dependent oxidoreductase, producing MHDLAIVGAGPAGMAAALAVAEAGFSVVVVDEQARAGGQIFRRPPEAWGERHGTYRPYTWARDLIERFEDHPGIKTHFRSTVFGVLRDRDRSEHAVFDVAVSTPVGGQRITSRRLLLATGAYDMPVAFPGWTLPGVMTAGAVQSLLKSQKVLAGKRIVLVGSHPIQLILAGQLLDAGAEIVEIALARDMPGLVEMVRSLPAIPGHVSIFSEGLRALAKIARHRVPISRRTVVSEAVSKDNMLDVRLSQVDRDWKKTGINHTVEADVLVLGYGFTPSTELARQVGCDLIWNSVGGGWTVSHDTGFQSSAPDVFVAGEPTGVAGAERAWAEGHMAGLAIAASLGATIPPVALAQARRRLTGSARFAGVMQAMFAPRRAALAELSRQEETVICRCETIRNGKIEKTLQNNPFIQSASAVKLECRSGMGPCQGRYCEATVAARVAEVRKASIEASGYFNAHLPVKPVPLQDYRDIGGE
- a CDS encoding (2Fe-2S)-binding protein; this encodes MSKAQRLETKRGRELKFTFEGETVTAFEGETLATALLAAGVAAFSLTRTGEPRLPFCNMGTCFDCAVCVDGRFLVRACLTDVREGMQVNRQEGK
- a CDS encoding FAD-binding oxidoreductase produces the protein MTSTVGTTTVTPDQLPLVGPVPGQPGAFVATGGSAFTLGPSFAQVLAALISGQQPDTDLKAFDPARYGRK
- a CDS encoding TniQ family protein, producing the protein MSISIEPCTKHFSKKNGQDVRLGGQVFLHQRRLRGQFRVCPTCIREDIGADLTEKTALNAYARLAWSIGNFRVCPTHSLFLGLPPEPGPAHEFNQAWDAWGPDIQDGELDQGSQNDAFYERHVLVSHN
- a CDS encoding ATP-binding protein; the protein is MNALVDPKTHAEAFTTYLTQFKKHNYVLPRYAGLETGFNSVLAQFVSSRMAEVHFEGRGLVLTAGTRSGKTHDLKELLKSFSDDPSELGGGFERKSVRVSLRATTSWKHLGSALLKATGYFSDLDHRSADLIWRRTESQLMRKGVFVVHIDEAQHLFYEKKSEQIKTILAGLKDLMKRPDWPVLLILSGVPTLLEFLNGSDELVALLEPISYEDIAYNSESLEEVDAILCAFAEVAEIDVSTLRNEEVYNRMIHATARRWGRLIELVIQSLAYAKASGKGELSNADLADTFRRWTGAADGANVFLVENPYRIKAHILFPS